In the Bradyrhizobium guangzhouense genome, one interval contains:
- a CDS encoding LytTR family DNA-binding domain-containing protein translates to MADGQNAPETERVEAVWDQNRTRGDEASSPGTSGWRRGISGDWTTFAAIAAIAFTIGVVNALSGAQDAAWRGDSADIGRRLFWEMSSIIVILALVPILMLSVQRMRGTASLATRIGIAVVALLAFSALHIAGMVSLRKLMLWLAGSTYDFHFSLASILYEFRKDAVTALLIGATLWLLDSRRELRKAAQEAQSNPAASLEQASPNLIWLRDGTSRIRVAPRDILWVASAGNYIEYSLANGTQHLIRGTLAATESELARFAIVRVHRTRLANLDRVSGVDFKPSGDFELTFDNGKTLGGSRRYRPAVASLGGRGAPE, encoded by the coding sequence ATGGCTGACGGCCAAAATGCGCCCGAAACAGAGCGCGTCGAGGCGGTTTGGGATCAGAACCGAACGCGAGGGGACGAGGCGTCGTCCCCAGGGACGAGCGGTTGGCGCCGCGGGATCAGTGGCGACTGGACGACGTTCGCTGCGATCGCCGCCATCGCCTTCACCATCGGCGTCGTCAACGCCCTCTCCGGCGCACAGGATGCTGCCTGGCGCGGCGACAGCGCCGATATCGGCCGGCGCCTGTTCTGGGAGATGTCGAGCATCATCGTCATTCTGGCGCTGGTGCCGATCCTGATGCTCTCCGTCCAGCGCATGCGGGGAACTGCATCTCTCGCGACCCGGATCGGAATCGCTGTAGTCGCCCTGCTCGCCTTCTCGGCCCTCCACATCGCCGGCATGGTCAGCCTACGAAAGCTCATGCTCTGGCTCGCGGGCAGCACTTACGATTTCCATTTCTCGCTGGCATCGATCCTCTACGAGTTCCGCAAGGACGCCGTGACCGCATTGCTGATCGGGGCGACGCTCTGGCTGCTCGACAGCCGCCGCGAGTTGCGCAAGGCCGCGCAGGAAGCCCAATCCAATCCGGCCGCTTCGCTGGAGCAAGCGTCCCCGAATCTGATCTGGCTCCGGGACGGCACCAGCCGGATTCGCGTCGCGCCGCGCGACATCCTGTGGGTCGCCTCCGCCGGCAATTACATCGAATACAGCCTTGCCAACGGCACGCAGCACCTGATCAGGGGCACGCTTGCCGCGACCGAGAGCGAGCTCGCCCGTTTCGCCATCGTGCGCGTTCACCGCACCCGGCTGGCCAATCTCGACCGCGTCAGCGGCGTAGACTTCAAGCCGTCAGGCGACTTCGAGCTCACCTTCGACAACGGCAAGACGCTTGGCGGCAGCCGCCGCTACCGGCCCGCCGTCGCCTCGCTCGGAGGCCGCGGCGCGCCCGAGTGA
- a CDS encoding MFS transporter: MDQKTPEEATREHESTRQGAVRTALVVLALCFTLAVLGRGLSESFTVFLKPISENFGWDRGQVVSIYSLTWLISGLTAPLVGRLFDHSGPRIVYALGLLLLGSAFLIAGHAQSLWQFQLSIGLCVGIGVAFIGNVPNSILLGRWFGPRLPTAMAVVYSAMGGGVLALLPASQLLIDHLGWRETYRIYGFAALALLIPLMLLPWRAFAAGSPYVTKRTDPDFIDNGWTLVSAMRHHAFWALFSTFFFTAVGMYSIAAQIVAYLIDAGFPPLQAATAWGFSGVVLVFGMIGVSALDGLIGRRPSVLLSYAISILGIVLLWLLQYHPDVILLTGFVVCFGSMMGSRGPLITATAMKIFRGKRVGTIYGTISIGSGLGSAFGSWSGGLIHDATHGYNALLAFALASVVLGMIPFLVVPALRR, translated from the coding sequence ATGGATCAGAAGACCCCCGAGGAAGCGACCAGGGAACACGAAAGCACGCGGCAAGGCGCGGTGCGCACCGCGCTCGTCGTGCTCGCGCTGTGCTTCACGCTCGCCGTGCTTGGCCGCGGCCTGAGCGAGAGTTTCACCGTCTTCCTCAAGCCGATCTCCGAAAATTTCGGCTGGGACCGCGGGCAAGTGGTCTCGATCTACTCGCTGACCTGGCTGATCAGCGGACTGACCGCGCCACTGGTCGGCCGCCTGTTCGATCACTCCGGACCGCGCATCGTCTACGCGCTCGGCCTGTTGCTGCTCGGCTCGGCCTTCCTGATCGCAGGCCACGCGCAATCGCTCTGGCAATTCCAGCTTTCGATCGGGCTCTGCGTCGGCATTGGCGTCGCCTTCATCGGCAATGTGCCGAACTCGATCCTGCTCGGCCGCTGGTTCGGGCCGCGCCTGCCGACCGCGATGGCGGTGGTCTATTCCGCGATGGGCGGGGGCGTGCTGGCGCTGCTGCCCGCCTCGCAACTCCTGATCGATCATCTCGGCTGGCGCGAGACCTACCGGATCTACGGCTTCGCCGCGCTCGCCCTGCTGATTCCGCTGATGCTGCTGCCCTGGCGCGCATTCGCGGCCGGCTCGCCTTACGTCACCAAGAGGACCGATCCCGATTTCATCGACAACGGCTGGACGCTTGTCAGCGCGATGCGTCATCACGCGTTCTGGGCGCTGTTCTCGACCTTCTTCTTCACCGCGGTCGGCATGTACAGCATCGCCGCGCAGATCGTGGCTTATCTGATCGACGCCGGCTTCCCGCCGTTGCAGGCCGCGACCGCCTGGGGCTTTTCGGGTGTCGTGCTGGTGTTCGGCATGATCGGCGTCTCCGCGCTCGACGGGCTGATCGGACGGCGGCCGTCGGTATTGCTCAGCTACGCGATCTCGATCCTCGGTATCGTCCTGCTCTGGCTGCTTCAATATCATCCCGATGTCATCCTGCTCACCGGCTTCGTGGTCTGCTTCGGCAGCATGATGGGCTCGCGCGGCCCCTTGATCACGGCAACCGCGATGAAGATTTTCCGGGGTAAGCGGGTCGGCACCATCTACGGCACGATCTCGATCGGCAGCGGGCTCGGTTCGGCCTTCGGCTCCTGGAGCGGCGGTCTGATCCACGATGCCACCCACGGCTACAACGCGCTGCTGGCGTTCGCACTTGCGAGCGTCGTGCTCGGCATGATTCCATTTCTGGTTGTTCCGGCCTTGCGGCGCTAG
- the tyrS gene encoding tyrosine--tRNA ligase produces the protein MTAFKSDFLNTLQERGFIHQCSDFEGLDALAAKGEATAYVGYDCTARSLHIGNYLTMMMLHWLQQSGNKPITLMGGGTTMVGDPSGKDETRAIRTIAEIEANKESIRGVFAKVLKYGDGKSDAIMLDNAEWLTKLNWIEMLRDVGRHFSVNRMLTMDSVRLRLEREHEMSFIEFNYMVCQAYDFVELAKRTGCHLQMGGSDQWGNIIMGVDLGRRMGTHQLYALTTPLLTTASGAKMGKTAQGAVWLNADQFSPYDFWQYWRNTEDADVGKFLKLFTTLPIAEIKKLEALGGSEINEAKKVLATEATALLHGRDAADEAAETARRTFEEGALAQSLPTAHVPLATLEGGVSVLEAYILAGLVASKGEARRQVKGGGLRVNDAVVTDENMVLTPASLTPEGVIKLSFGKKKHILIKPA, from the coding sequence ATGACCGCATTTAAATCGGATTTCCTCAACACGCTTCAGGAACGTGGATTCATCCACCAGTGCTCCGATTTCGAGGGGCTGGACGCGCTCGCCGCCAAGGGCGAAGCGACCGCCTATGTCGGCTACGATTGCACCGCCCGTTCGCTGCACATCGGCAACTACCTGACCATGATGATGCTGCACTGGCTGCAGCAGTCCGGCAACAAGCCGATCACGCTGATGGGCGGCGGGACCACCATGGTCGGCGATCCCTCCGGCAAGGACGAGACGCGCGCGATCCGCACCATTGCCGAGATCGAGGCCAACAAGGAATCGATCCGCGGCGTGTTCGCAAAGGTGCTCAAATACGGCGACGGCAAGAGCGACGCCATCATGCTCGACAATGCGGAGTGGCTGACCAAGCTGAACTGGATCGAGATGCTGCGCGACGTCGGCCGCCACTTCTCGGTCAACCGCATGCTGACCATGGACTCCGTGCGCCTGCGCCTCGAGCGCGAGCACGAGATGAGCTTCATCGAGTTCAACTACATGGTCTGCCAGGCCTATGATTTCGTCGAGCTCGCCAAGCGCACCGGTTGTCATCTGCAGATGGGCGGCTCGGACCAGTGGGGCAACATCATCATGGGCGTCGATCTCGGCCGCCGCATGGGCACGCATCAGCTGTACGCTCTGACGACGCCGCTGCTGACCACCGCATCGGGCGCCAAGATGGGCAAGACCGCGCAGGGCGCCGTGTGGCTCAACGCCGACCAGTTCTCGCCGTATGATTTCTGGCAGTACTGGCGCAACACCGAGGATGCCGACGTCGGCAAGTTCCTGAAGCTGTTCACGACGCTGCCGATCGCCGAGATCAAAAAGCTCGAGGCGCTCGGCGGCTCCGAGATCAACGAGGCCAAGAAGGTGCTCGCAACGGAAGCGACCGCGCTGCTGCACGGCCGCGACGCCGCCGATGAGGCGGCTGAAACTGCGCGCCGCACGTTCGAGGAAGGCGCACTCGCGCAATCGCTCCCCACGGCACACGTTCCTCTCGCAACACTCGAAGGCGGTGTGAGCGTGTTAGAGGCCTATATCTTGGCCGGCTTGGTAGCCTCAAAGGGTGAGGCTCGCCGGCAGGTCAAGGGCGGGGGTCTCCGTGTGAATGATGCCGTTGTCACCGACGAAAACATGGTCCTTACGCCCGCCAGCCTGACGCCTGAAGGCGTGATCAAGCTGTCCTTCGGCAAGAAGAAGCACATCCTCATCAAGCCTGCATAG
- a CDS encoding anhydro-N-acetylmuramic acid kinase, with product MMLTALGLMSGTSLDGVDVALIETDGRQVRAFGPSGYRPYSPAERNLLRQALSEAANLPQRDARPGILPQAERVVTRAHAEAVAAFVAQNRMRPEDIDIVGFHGQTVLHRPERRLTVQIGDAPALAKAIHIPVMHDFRAADVEAGGQGAPLVPVYHRALAQSLDREGPIVVVNIGGVSNITYIDGNDTLIACDTGPGNALLDDFMYRTMNQAFDAEGKFAALGTADEAWIARALELPFFASPPPKSLDRNDFAALKLGDVLPADGAATLTAFTAAAIARVISLLPRRPQSWIVCGGGARNLTMLRMLRERVGTATVEAAETLGWASDAIEAQAFGFLAARGLKGLPLSYPATTGVPMPMTGGVIARP from the coding sequence ATGATGTTGACGGCACTCGGTTTGATGAGCGGCACCTCGCTTGACGGGGTGGACGTCGCGCTGATCGAAACCGATGGACGGCAGGTGAGGGCGTTCGGACCGTCCGGCTATCGGCCCTACAGCCCGGCCGAGCGCAATCTGCTGCGCCAGGCGCTGAGCGAGGCGGCGAACCTCCCGCAACGCGATGCCCGGCCGGGCATTCTGCCCCAGGCCGAGCGGGTGGTGACTCGCGCCCATGCCGAGGCGGTCGCCGCCTTCGTCGCCCAGAACCGGATGAGGCCTGAGGACATCGACATCGTCGGCTTCCACGGCCAGACCGTGCTGCACCGCCCCGAGCGACGGCTGACGGTGCAGATCGGCGATGCGCCGGCGCTGGCCAAGGCCATCCATATCCCCGTGATGCACGACTTCCGTGCCGCCGATGTCGAGGCCGGCGGGCAGGGGGCGCCGCTTGTCCCCGTCTACCACCGGGCGCTGGCGCAATCGCTGGACCGCGAGGGGCCGATCGTCGTGGTCAATATCGGCGGCGTCTCCAACATCACCTATATCGATGGCAACGACACGCTGATCGCCTGCGACACCGGGCCCGGCAATGCGCTGCTCGACGATTTCATGTATCGCACCATGAACCAGGCGTTCGATGCGGAAGGCAAATTCGCAGCGCTCGGCACGGCAGATGAAGCCTGGATCGCGCGAGCTCTGGAGCTGCCGTTCTTTGCAAGCCCGCCGCCGAAATCGCTCGACCGCAACGATTTCGCCGCGTTGAAGCTCGGCGATGTGCTGCCTGCCGATGGTGCCGCGACACTCACCGCCTTCACCGCGGCCGCGATCGCGCGCGTCATTTCGCTGCTGCCGCGGCGGCCGCAAAGCTGGATCGTCTGCGGCGGCGGCGCGCGCAACCTCACCATGCTGCGCATGCTCAGGGAGCGGGTCGGAACGGCCACCGTCGAGGCCGCCGAGACGCTGGGCTGGGCCTCCGACGCCATCGAGGCGCAGGCCTTCGGCTTCCTCGCCGCGCGCGGCCTGAAGGGCCTGCCGTTGTCTTATCCAGCCACCACGGGTGTGCCGATGCCGATGACGGGCGGGGTAATCGCGCGGCCCTGA
- a CDS encoding alpha/beta hydrolase translates to MPEVIFAGPAGRLEGRYHPAKQKNAPIAMILHPHPQFHGTMNHQIVYQCYYAFAHRGFSVLRFNFRGVGRSQGSFDHGTGELSDAAAALDWAQTINPEARACWVAGFSFGAWIGMQLLMRRPEVEGFISIAPPANLYDFSFLAPCPSSGLIVHGEKDAVVPPKDVNTLVEKLKTQKGIVIDQQVIPGANHFFDAKLEPLMETITAYLDMRLANVR, encoded by the coding sequence ATGCCTGAAGTCATTTTTGCCGGCCCTGCTGGCCGTCTCGAAGGCCGTTATCATCCGGCCAAGCAGAAGAACGCGCCGATCGCGATGATCCTGCATCCGCACCCGCAGTTTCACGGCACGATGAACCATCAGATCGTGTACCAGTGCTACTACGCCTTTGCGCATCGCGGCTTCTCCGTGCTGCGCTTCAACTTCCGCGGCGTCGGCCGCAGCCAGGGCTCGTTCGATCATGGCACCGGCGAATTGTCGGATGCGGCGGCAGCGCTGGACTGGGCGCAGACCATCAATCCTGAGGCCCGCGCGTGCTGGGTCGCCGGCTTCTCCTTCGGTGCCTGGATCGGCATGCAGCTCTTGATGCGCCGTCCCGAGGTCGAGGGTTTCATCTCGATCGCGCCGCCCGCCAATCTCTACGATTTCTCGTTCCTCGCGCCCTGCCCGTCCTCTGGGCTGATCGTGCATGGCGAGAAGGACGCGGTGGTGCCGCCCAAGGACGTCAACACGCTGGTCGAGAAGCTGAAGACGCAGAAGGGAATCGTGATCGACCAGCAGGTCATCCCTGGCGCCAACCACTTCTTCGACGCCAAGCTCGAGCCGCTGATGGAAACCATCACGGCCTATCTCGACATGCGTCTCGCCAACGTGCGGTAA
- a CDS encoding glutathione S-transferase family protein: MTASLKLISHKLCPYVQRAVIALKEKGVPFERIDIDLANKPDWFLKISPLGKVPVLVVTTDNGEVALFESNVICEYIEETQGGAKLHPTDALRRAGHRAWMEFGSAILGDLWGLETTTDPTIFESKRQALAAKFARVEVALGAGPFFAGNAFSLVDAVFAPVFRYFDLFDELTEHGIFRDVPKVRAWRTELAQRPSVRAAVGADYQQLLRAFLVRHDAHLLKLAA; this comes from the coding sequence ATGACCGCTTCACTGAAACTGATCAGCCACAAGCTTTGCCCCTATGTGCAGCGCGCGGTAATCGCGCTGAAGGAGAAGGGCGTGCCGTTCGAGCGGATCGATATCGATCTCGCCAACAAGCCCGATTGGTTTCTGAAGATATCGCCGCTTGGCAAGGTGCCGGTGCTGGTGGTGACGACCGACAACGGCGAGGTCGCGCTGTTCGAGAGCAACGTGATCTGCGAGTATATCGAGGAGACGCAAGGCGGCGCGAAGCTGCATCCGACGGATGCGTTGAGGCGCGCCGGGCACCGCGCCTGGATGGAGTTCGGCTCTGCGATCCTCGGCGATCTCTGGGGCCTGGAGACGACGACAGATCCCACGATTTTCGAAAGCAAGCGCCAGGCGCTCGCCGCAAAATTCGCGCGTGTCGAGGTCGCGCTCGGAGCCGGGCCGTTCTTCGCGGGCAACGCGTTCAGCCTGGTCGACGCGGTGTTCGCGCCGGTCTTCCGCTATTTCGACCTGTTCGACGAACTGACCGAACACGGCATCTTTCGCGACGTGCCGAAGGTGAGGGCGTGGCGGACCGAGCTTGCGCAGCGTCCGAGCGTGCGAGCTGCGGTCGGCGCGGATTATCAGCAATTGCTGCGCGCCTTCCTCGTTCGCCACGATGCGCATCTGCTCAAGCTCGCCGCCTGA
- a CDS encoding cysteine desulfurase family protein, producing MPSRVYLDWNATTPLRAEARAAMLAAYELIGNPSSVHAEGREARRLVEEARAALAAAVGALPRNVVFTSSGTEANALALSPGLRGSSGGQVRRLLVSAVEHASVLAGGRFPAESIGQIRVTRSGVVDLDHLRGLLADGPPALVSIMAANNETGALQPVAEAAGLIHEAGGLVHVDAIQALGKIAFNLNAVGADLATFSAHKIGGPKGVGALIVAEGLAGLEPVLRGGGQELGRRAGTENVAGIAGFGAAVKAALQALPEDAKRMASLRDHLGIGLRGIAGAIVFAEDVKRLPNTVLFTAPGLKAETAVIGFDLEGIAVSSGSACSSGKVQPSHVLSAMGYDATVAQGAVRLSLGWSTAPEDINRALEAWRKLGNTLLRA from the coding sequence ATGCCAAGCCGTGTCTATCTCGACTGGAATGCGACCACGCCGCTGCGTGCCGAAGCGCGCGCCGCGATGCTGGCTGCGTACGAACTGATCGGCAATCCGTCCTCGGTCCATGCCGAAGGGCGGGAGGCGCGGCGGCTGGTCGAGGAGGCCCGCGCCGCGCTGGCGGCGGCCGTGGGCGCGCTGCCGCGGAACGTGGTCTTTACGTCCTCCGGAACCGAGGCCAATGCGCTGGCGCTATCGCCCGGCCTTCGCGGCTCGTCGGGTGGGCAGGTGCGGCGGCTTCTGGTCTCCGCGGTCGAGCATGCCTCGGTGCTGGCGGGCGGCCGGTTCCCTGCTGAAAGTATCGGCCAGATCCGGGTCACCCGCTCCGGCGTGGTCGATCTCGACCACCTCCGCGGGCTGCTCGCCGATGGTCCGCCGGCCTTGGTCTCCATCATGGCGGCCAACAATGAGACCGGGGCGCTCCAGCCCGTGGCTGAGGCGGCAGGGCTCATTCACGAGGCCGGCGGCCTCGTGCATGTCGATGCGATCCAGGCGCTCGGGAAAATTGCGTTCAATCTTAACGCGGTAGGCGCGGACCTTGCGACGTTTTCTGCGCACAAGATCGGCGGCCCTAAGGGTGTCGGTGCGCTTATCGTGGCCGAGGGACTTGCCGGATTGGAACCGGTGCTCCGCGGCGGCGGGCAGGAACTCGGCCGGCGGGCGGGAACCGAGAATGTCGCGGGGATCGCTGGCTTTGGCGCCGCGGTGAAAGCCGCCCTTCAGGCTCTCCCTGAGGATGCGAAGCGGATGGCAAGCCTTAGAGACCACTTGGGAATTGGTCTTCGCGGAATTGCGGGAGCGATTGTCTTCGCTGAAGATGTGAAAAGGTTGCCAAATACCGTTTTGTTTACCGCGCCCGGCCTGAAGGCCGAGACTGCGGTGATCGGATTTGACCTCGAAGGAATCGCCGTTTCTTCCGGCTCGGCCTGTTCCTCGGGCAAGGTCCAGCCGTCCCACGTGCTTTCGGCAATGGGGTACGATGCCACCGTTGCCCAAGGAGCGGTGCGCCTCAGTCTGGGCTGGTCCACGGCACCTGAGGACATCAATCGGGCGTTGGAGGCTTGGCGAAAGCTCGGTAATACCCTACTTAGAGCCTAA
- a CDS encoding DUF1697 domain-containing protein produces the protein MTAFVAPLRAVNVGGTGKLPMTELKAMCEELGFGAVRTYIASGNVVFTSRKSESAVKAALEKRLHAYAGAPIGVLVRSAPEMAEVLAANPFAKMAPNRTVAIFLDKAPPADTLAGIRGQKDEEVKLGRREIYAHYGDGMGTSKLAIPAAKAGTARNMNTIATLAKMAAEL, from the coding sequence ATGACGGCGTTCGTAGCCCCGCTGCGCGCGGTCAATGTCGGCGGCACCGGCAAGCTGCCGATGACCGAGCTCAAGGCGATGTGCGAAGAGCTCGGTTTTGGCGCCGTGCGCACCTACATCGCCAGCGGCAATGTGGTCTTCACCAGCCGCAAATCGGAATCCGCCGTCAAGGCTGCGCTGGAAAAACGCTTGCACGCCTATGCCGGCGCGCCGATCGGTGTGCTCGTGCGCAGCGCGCCTGAAATGGCGGAGGTTCTGGCCGCCAATCCGTTTGCCAAAATGGCGCCCAACCGCACGGTCGCGATCTTCCTCGACAAGGCGCCGCCCGCGGACACGCTCGCCGGAATTCGCGGTCAGAAGGACGAAGAGGTCAAGCTCGGCCGCCGCGAGATCTACGCGCATTACGGCGACGGCATGGGAACGTCGAAGCTCGCGATCCCCGCCGCCAAGGCCGGCACCGCGCGCAACATGAACACCATCGCGACGCTGGCAAAGATGGCCGCGGAGCTCTGA
- a CDS encoding DoxX family protein produces the protein MNFPYLSRYQPVLLSVFRFVTGLLLFQYGMTKLFHIPQVAVFANPPPLIWTAGLIELVLGATLMIGLFTRLSAFILSGEMAFAYFLGHVFHISKEGPAVFLPLLNGGTAAILFCFACLYLAAAGGGAISVDALMGKESEATGGAFARR, from the coding sequence ATGAACTTTCCCTATCTCTCTCGCTATCAACCCGTTCTCTTGAGCGTGTTTCGCTTCGTCACCGGGCTGCTGCTGTTTCAGTACGGCATGACCAAGCTGTTCCACATTCCGCAGGTGGCCGTGTTCGCAAATCCGCCGCCACTGATCTGGACGGCCGGTCTGATCGAGCTCGTGCTCGGCGCGACGCTGATGATCGGACTGTTCACCCGCCTCTCGGCCTTTATCCTCTCCGGCGAAATGGCCTTCGCCTATTTCCTCGGTCACGTCTTCCACATCTCGAAGGAAGGCCCGGCGGTGTTCCTGCCGCTGCTCAACGGCGGTACTGCGGCGATCCTGTTCTGCTTCGCTTGCCTCTACCTCGCGGCCGCCGGCGGCGGTGCGATCAGCGTCGATGCGCTGATGGGCAAGGAGAGCGAGGCGACCGGCGGCGCCTTCGCGCGGCGCTGA
- a CDS encoding acyltransferase family protein has product MSTLQQASGSERRIDLDWVRILAFGLLIFYHVGMLYVSWGFHIKSEHRLTFLEPVMLVLNPWRLSLLFLVSGVASRFMLDKVQLAAFVRARSVRLLIPLVFGMLVIVPPQSYLQIVEALGYPAGFADFYFNHYLAFGAQFCPTPCIVQPTWNHLWFVVYLWVYTMALAVVLALWPAAANRIGQRLPAVLAGPWLLVLPCLLFAAWRLSLAPIFPSTYALFGDWYNHADYATAFLIGFLLAREGRIWHDIERQRWVTLILAAACFTSFVLVYVGAFQRSPMLRWFANSAYGCYQWLAMVAVLGFARRYLTADGPVRRYLTDAIFPFYIVHQTAIIVVAYALRGSGLSAGGEAALVISATALTCVATYEIVRRSGWLRPLFGLRMEPRSVAGIAQQQPS; this is encoded by the coding sequence ATGTCAACACTACAGCAAGCATCAGGTTCGGAACGACGCATCGATCTGGACTGGGTGCGGATTTTAGCCTTTGGGCTGCTGATCTTCTACCATGTTGGCATGCTCTATGTGTCCTGGGGATTTCACATCAAGAGCGAGCACCGGCTGACCTTTCTCGAACCGGTGATGCTGGTGCTCAATCCCTGGCGGCTGTCGCTCTTGTTCCTGGTCTCCGGGGTCGCCAGTCGCTTCATGCTGGATAAGGTCCAGCTCGCGGCGTTCGTTCGGGCGCGATCGGTGCGGCTGCTGATTCCGCTGGTCTTCGGTATGCTCGTGATCGTGCCGCCGCAATCGTATCTGCAGATCGTCGAGGCCCTCGGCTATCCCGCCGGTTTCGCCGACTTCTACTTCAATCACTATCTGGCGTTCGGCGCGCAGTTCTGTCCGACCCCCTGCATCGTGCAGCCGACCTGGAATCATCTTTGGTTCGTGGTCTATCTCTGGGTCTACACCATGGCCCTGGCCGTCGTGCTGGCGCTGTGGCCGGCGGCTGCGAACCGGATCGGCCAGAGGCTCCCGGCCGTGCTCGCAGGGCCATGGCTGCTGGTGCTGCCGTGCCTGCTGTTTGCAGCCTGGCGACTATCTCTCGCGCCGATCTTCCCATCGACGTATGCTCTGTTCGGCGACTGGTACAACCATGCCGACTATGCGACCGCGTTCCTGATCGGCTTCCTGCTCGCACGCGAGGGCCGCATCTGGCATGACATCGAGCGGCAACGCTGGGTGACTCTGATCCTTGCCGCCGCTTGCTTTACCTCTTTTGTACTCGTCTATGTCGGCGCGTTCCAGCGCTCGCCAATGCTGCGATGGTTCGCCAACTCGGCCTATGGCTGTTACCAATGGCTGGCGATGGTCGCGGTGCTCGGCTTTGCGCGGCGCTATCTGACGGCCGACGGCCCGGTCCGCCGCTATCTGACCGACGCGATCTTTCCCTTCTACATCGTGCATCAGACCGCGATCATTGTGGTCGCGTACGCGCTGCGCGGCAGCGGCCTCTCTGCGGGAGGCGAGGCTGCACTCGTGATTTCCGCCACCGCGCTGACCTGTGTGGCGACCTATGAGATCGTGCGGCGGAGCGGCTGGTTGCGGCCGTTGTTTGGGCTGCGGATGGAGCCGCGTTCCGTCGCCGGGATCGCGCAGCAACAGCCGTCCTGA